One genomic segment of Arthrobacter sp. zg-Y1110 includes these proteins:
- a CDS encoding LamG-like jellyroll fold domain-containing protein, whose protein sequence is MRKSLAALLTVAALAATTLAGTATPASAISPGVAFSATDLPTWQTNGIVWALAQSNGIVYAGGTFTAIRPPGTTAGGTGTRSAVNFAAFDAYTGNPTNCNLSVTGGSGTVRAMDVSPDGRTLYIGGSFSSVNGVNASSIAAINLPGCTVKTSFNPGGVSATVRAIDATSDTVYFGGDFRTVRNTPRNRLAAVTPTGALLPWAPSADLPVRALHVPPAKNVVITGGDFTTMNGTDSKALAVVDPVSGSSIRTYPNFFIPRTSVVKSITSDATSFYIGNEGTGGGVFDGRARLDLGTYDQVWRDTCLGATQAVSVYQRSLYSAHHAHDCGSMGSFTDGSRIHLSAQDVDNPSPMMQWNPLTNDGQGEGIGPRTLAQTTTGSNDVLWVGGEFTTTNGKAQQSLTRFGPGPGAAGPGTPRFVSAESRAAGQNTIRWQTATDADDSELTYSIYRNGSSTPLSTVPASSLWWNLPQASFTDTTAAPGVSYSYRVRANDPNGHVGALSAQVQITTATAAQAYPSRVRADGAETYWRLGDSFAAAPDSAGDRMGLPYGSPVMGSATGALSGDTNRATSFDGVDDYVYGPQRVTPPKVFSAEAWFRTDTTTGGKIFGFGSGQPRRNNTSPGLSNSYDRHVYMNNAGNLIFGVWNGSAQTLISPATYNDDAWHHVVATQGPDGMVLYVDGEQVGANDVTTNESVAGSWRVGGDQLGSTWPQMPRSRYFQGSVDEFAVYPSALSEAMVQAHYAAAGGGAPAPDSTPPSAVAGATATLSGTAVNLGWTAATDNVAVTGYQVHRSAVEGFTPSAGTLLATVPGTALSYEDRELAPGTYHYRIVAVDAAENSGPASAPASATVPDAEVPAEPVTLTLTPSADTYVNQSAPNSTFGSPVTMASRGSLGYTSYVRFLPGAEVPDGMRLQSATLRLYTTTESIAGSLDQHTIHPVTGSWSEAATSWNTRPALASTLLGSIAPLAVNSPYTVNLDPEAISAMLAGSVDLGITSTGTDNAWFYTREASSTRRPVLTLVFAP, encoded by the coding sequence GTGCGTAAATCACTAGCAGCTTTATTGACGGTTGCGGCCCTGGCAGCAACCACGTTGGCAGGGACTGCAACGCCGGCGTCGGCCATCAGTCCCGGCGTCGCTTTTTCTGCCACCGACCTGCCCACCTGGCAGACCAACGGCATCGTCTGGGCACTGGCACAGTCCAACGGCATCGTCTACGCCGGCGGCACCTTCACCGCCATCCGCCCGCCCGGCACCACCGCCGGCGGCACCGGAACACGCAGCGCCGTGAACTTCGCCGCCTTCGACGCCTACACAGGCAACCCGACCAACTGCAACCTCTCGGTCACCGGCGGCAGCGGCACCGTCCGCGCCATGGATGTTTCCCCGGACGGGCGTACCCTCTACATCGGCGGCAGCTTCAGCTCCGTCAACGGCGTCAATGCCTCAAGCATCGCGGCGATCAACCTGCCCGGCTGCACCGTCAAAACCAGCTTCAATCCCGGCGGCGTTTCCGCTACTGTCCGCGCCATCGACGCCACCAGCGACACCGTGTATTTCGGCGGGGACTTCCGCACCGTCCGCAACACCCCCCGCAATCGCCTCGCCGCCGTCACACCGACCGGAGCGCTGCTTCCCTGGGCCCCGTCAGCGGACCTGCCCGTCCGGGCCCTGCACGTCCCGCCCGCCAAGAACGTTGTCATCACCGGCGGAGACTTCACGACCATGAACGGCACCGATTCCAAGGCCCTGGCCGTCGTCGACCCGGTCTCGGGCAGCAGCATCAGGACGTACCCGAACTTCTTCATTCCGAGAACATCAGTGGTGAAAAGCATCACCTCGGATGCCACCAGCTTCTACATCGGCAACGAAGGAACCGGCGGTGGTGTCTTCGACGGACGGGCCCGCCTCGATCTGGGCACGTATGACCAGGTTTGGAGGGACACCTGCCTCGGCGCCACGCAGGCCGTGTCCGTCTACCAGCGCAGCCTCTACTCCGCCCACCATGCGCACGACTGCGGCAGCATGGGTTCGTTCACCGATGGAAGCCGGATCCACCTCAGCGCCCAGGACGTGGACAACCCCTCCCCCATGATGCAGTGGAACCCCCTCACCAATGACGGGCAGGGTGAAGGCATCGGCCCGCGGACCCTTGCACAAACCACCACCGGATCAAACGACGTGCTGTGGGTCGGTGGTGAATTCACCACCACCAACGGCAAGGCACAGCAAAGCCTGACCCGGTTCGGTCCCGGTCCCGGCGCCGCCGGCCCCGGCACACCCCGTTTCGTCAGTGCCGAGTCCCGCGCCGCCGGGCAGAACACCATCCGCTGGCAGACCGCAACGGACGCCGATGACTCGGAGCTTACCTACAGCATTTACCGCAACGGATCCTCCACGCCGTTGAGCACCGTGCCGGCGTCCTCGCTCTGGTGGAACCTGCCGCAGGCCTCCTTCACGGACACCACCGCGGCACCCGGGGTCAGCTACTCCTACCGGGTGCGCGCCAACGACCCCAACGGACACGTGGGAGCACTCTCGGCCCAGGTACAGATCACCACGGCCACCGCCGCTCAGGCATACCCCTCCAGGGTCCGCGCCGACGGCGCCGAAACCTACTGGCGGCTCGGCGACTCCTTTGCCGCCGCGCCGGACTCCGCAGGCGACCGGATGGGACTGCCCTACGGCTCTCCCGTCATGGGCTCAGCCACCGGAGCGCTTTCCGGCGACACCAACAGGGCCACCAGCTTCGACGGTGTTGACGATTACGTCTACGGCCCGCAGCGGGTCACCCCGCCCAAGGTGTTCAGTGCCGAGGCCTGGTTCCGTACCGACACCACCACGGGCGGAAAGATCTTCGGCTTCGGCAGCGGCCAGCCGCGCCGAAACAATACTTCCCCCGGCCTAAGCAACAGCTACGACCGCCACGTCTACATGAACAACGCCGGCAACCTCATCTTCGGGGTCTGGAACGGCAGTGCCCAGACGCTTATCTCTCCCGCGACCTACAACGACGACGCCTGGCACCATGTAGTGGCCACCCAAGGACCCGACGGCATGGTGCTCTATGTCGACGGCGAGCAGGTGGGTGCGAACGACGTGACCACCAACGAATCAGTCGCCGGTTCCTGGCGGGTCGGCGGAGACCAACTGGGCTCGACCTGGCCGCAGATGCCCCGCAGCCGGTATTTCCAGGGCAGCGTTGATGAATTCGCCGTCTACCCCTCGGCCCTGAGCGAGGCCATGGTGCAGGCGCATTACGCAGCCGCGGGCGGAGGCGCTCCGGCCCCGGACAGCACGCCGCCGTCGGCGGTGGCTGGTGCAACTGCCACCCTCTCCGGAACCGCCGTGAACCTGGGCTGGACCGCTGCCACCGACAATGTGGCAGTCACCGGGTACCAGGTCCACCGGTCAGCTGTGGAGGGTTTCACTCCGTCCGCAGGAACCCTGCTGGCCACGGTGCCCGGGACGGCGCTCTCCTACGAGGACAGGGAACTGGCACCAGGAACCTACCATTACCGGATCGTGGCCGTGGACGCGGCGGAGAACAGCGGACCGGCCTCGGCACCGGCCTCCGCAACAGTTCCCGACGCCGAAGTCCCTGCGGAGCCGGTCACGCTGACGTTGACGCCGTCGGCGGACACCTATGTCAATCAGTCAGCGCCGAACTCGACGTTCGGTTCCCCCGTCACCATGGCCTCCCGCGGCAGCCTAGGCTACACCTCGTATGTGCGGTTCCTGCCCGGCGCCGAGGTGCCGGACGGGATGCGCCTGCAATCGGCCACCCTCCGGCTCTACACCACCACCGAGTCCATCGCGGGATCACTGGACCAGCACACGATCCACCCCGTTACCGGCAGCTGGTCGGAGGCGGCAACCAGTTGGAACACCCGGCCGGCATTGGCGTCGACCCTGCTGGGCAGCATTGCGCCTCTCGCTGTCAACAGTCCCTACACCGTCAACCTTGATCCGGAGGCCATCTCCGCGATGCTGGCCGGATCCGTGGACCTGGGCATCACCAGCACCGGTACGGACAATGCGTGGTTCTACACCAGGGAAGCATCATCCACCCGCCGTCCGGTCCTGACCCTCGTCTTCGCCCCCTGA
- a CDS encoding adenylyltransferase/cytidyltransferase family protein has protein sequence MPVKVGYASGVYDLFHIGHLNLLREARDRCDFLIAGVASAEMSQRLKGTTPVVPLAERLEIVRSIRFVDAVVVDEHVNKAETWREVGFNVFFKGDDWRGTPKGVRLERDMKLIGVEVVYLPYTATTSSTMLRRALSAITGLPGDSALNA, from the coding sequence ATGCCTGTAAAAGTCGGTTACGCCTCGGGCGTCTACGATCTCTTCCATATCGGCCATTTGAACCTGCTGCGTGAGGCCCGGGACCGGTGTGATTTCCTTATAGCCGGCGTCGCTTCGGCGGAAATGTCCCAGCGGCTCAAAGGCACCACCCCGGTGGTTCCGCTGGCCGAGCGGCTGGAGATCGTGCGCAGTATCCGGTTCGTGGACGCTGTGGTGGTGGATGAACACGTGAACAAGGCCGAGACGTGGCGCGAAGTCGGATTCAACGTTTTCTTCAAAGGCGACGACTGGCGGGGCACACCGAAGGGCGTACGCCTGGAACGGGACATGAAGCTGATCGGTGTCGAAGTCGTCTACCTGCCTTATACGGCGACGACCTCTTCTACGATGCTGCGCCGCGCGCTGAGCGCCATCACCGGTTTACCCGGCGATTCGGCCCTGAACGCATGA
- a CDS encoding glycerophosphodiester phosphodiesterase family protein: MPKDTDPDGASEETPAAAQVHTVRSLFDSHPFQVAHRGSWDNWPEHTMTAYREAARAGAPALEVSVCSTADGTLICHHDIDTGRTTGQNLVISDTTWKDLSKLRVDARPWLGPQMPVEPIPRLQEVLDAYAGTHVIFLEDKQGTNTKALLDLMDTYPDSRRHIIWKQSAVAKQIWAVTERGYDSWGYFTEEQMSLLPESYERFTFLGINTLATDAEITAAVATGKPVICWEVHSRAERDRLIGLGVAGLMSANVPYLSVQTSPETADRFGDGLRAAGDLPWTVKQGWNVQPQLDADEGVLRLHAPVNSSYRMGSMGPVEQDVYSIEFEMRWPGQLPGIEGHAGLAFGQENDLPYRVLIPSEVGGYHLVFRPNGEMALLLRHSGEPNGLRLAVLETQPAKSGEWLSFKIDIAPDSLRFSRRDSSGWGGMAVERSYRGGYFSLTRNYAGEFPVEFRNVAIT, translated from the coding sequence ATGCCCAAGGACACGGATCCGGACGGTGCATCCGAAGAGACCCCCGCGGCAGCCCAGGTGCACACGGTGCGCTCACTCTTCGATTCGCATCCCTTCCAAGTGGCCCACCGCGGCTCCTGGGACAACTGGCCCGAACACACCATGACTGCATACCGGGAAGCGGCCCGTGCCGGCGCGCCGGCCTTGGAAGTTTCGGTGTGCTCGACGGCGGACGGCACCCTAATCTGTCATCACGACATCGATACCGGAAGAACCACCGGGCAGAACCTGGTCATTAGCGACACGACATGGAAAGACCTGTCGAAGCTGCGCGTCGACGCCCGGCCGTGGCTGGGGCCGCAGATGCCGGTGGAACCGATTCCGCGGCTGCAGGAGGTGCTGGATGCGTACGCCGGCACGCACGTGATCTTCCTCGAGGACAAGCAGGGCACCAACACCAAAGCACTCCTGGATCTGATGGACACCTATCCGGATTCGCGCCGGCACATCATCTGGAAGCAGTCCGCAGTGGCAAAACAGATCTGGGCGGTGACCGAGCGCGGATACGACAGTTGGGGCTACTTCACCGAGGAACAGATGTCCTTGCTGCCGGAAAGCTATGAGCGGTTCACGTTCCTGGGAATCAACACCCTCGCCACGGACGCGGAGATCACCGCCGCGGTGGCAACGGGGAAGCCGGTGATCTGCTGGGAGGTCCATTCCCGGGCGGAACGGGACCGGCTGATCGGGCTTGGAGTCGCGGGCCTCATGAGCGCGAACGTTCCCTATCTGTCGGTCCAGACGTCTCCGGAAACCGCCGATCGCTTCGGGGACGGTCTCCGCGCAGCCGGGGACCTTCCCTGGACGGTTAAACAAGGGTGGAACGTGCAGCCGCAATTGGATGCGGATGAGGGGGTGCTTCGGCTCCACGCCCCGGTGAACAGCAGCTACCGGATGGGGTCCATGGGGCCGGTGGAGCAGGACGTGTACAGCATCGAGTTCGAGATGCGCTGGCCCGGACAGCTCCCCGGCATCGAAGGGCACGCAGGCCTGGCGTTCGGGCAGGAGAACGATCTGCCCTACCGGGTGCTGATACCGAGCGAGGTGGGCGGCTACCACCTTGTGTTCCGGCCGAACGGGGAAATGGCACTGCTGCTGCGCCATTCAGGCGAACCAAACGGCCTGCGGCTCGCCGTCCTGGAGACCCAGCCGGCCAAATCCGGCGAATGGCTCTCCTTTAAAATCGACATAGCCCCCGACAGCCTGCGCTTCTCCCGCCGGGACAGCTCCGGATGGGGAGGTATGGCTGTTGAACGCAGCTACCGCGGCGGTTACTTCAGCCTTACCCGCAACTACGCCGGGGAATTCCCGGTTGAGTTCCGCAATGTGGCAATCACCTGA
- a CDS encoding VanZ family protein, producing MRRKPTERPPSYRIRWAAKAAAAVVLATGILAVVLWPTPVDRPLYGRLLGALHRLEELGLPGLSYASLEASANVVLFVPLGFMAACLMAPQRWWIALLLCTMLSGTGELAQELFLPERVGNARDVLLNCAGALAGIGMAALLRRGLRRELPIR from the coding sequence ATGCGCAGGAAACCTACCGAGCGCCCTCCAAGTTACCGGATCCGCTGGGCAGCCAAAGCTGCTGCTGCCGTGGTCCTTGCCACCGGCATTCTTGCGGTGGTCCTGTGGCCAACACCGGTGGACCGCCCGTTGTACGGGCGGCTGCTGGGGGCGCTGCACCGGCTCGAGGAGCTGGGCCTGCCCGGGTTGAGCTACGCCTCCCTGGAGGCCTCCGCAAACGTGGTGCTCTTCGTGCCGCTTGGTTTCATGGCCGCCTGCCTTATGGCCCCGCAGCGGTGGTGGATCGCTTTGTTGCTCTGCACCATGCTGTCCGGAACCGGCGAACTGGCCCAGGAGCTGTTCCTTCCCGAACGGGTGGGCAATGCGAGGGACGTCCTGCTCAACTGCGCCGGCGCGCTGGCCGGGATCGGAATGGCCGCGTTGCTGCGGCGGGGTTTGCGGCGGGAACTGCCGATCAGGTGA
- a CDS encoding cysteine desulfurase gives MPVVTTPATLRPATGPMDNAEVLRIRNDFPILDQEVNGHRLVYLDSGATSQNPLSVIEAEQEFYEQRNSAVHRGAHTLAVAATDVYEQARETVAAFINARSNELVWTSNATEGLNLLAYSFSNASLGRGGEAAARFALKPGDEIVVTEMEHHANLIPWQELAARTGATLRFIPVDDDGGLRLEEAEHIIGPRTRILAFSHASNVLGTINPVETLVAMAHRHGALVVLDACQSVPHLPVDVKALDVDFLVFSGHKMLGPTGIGALYGKAELLDAMPVFLTGGSMITTVTMEKAAYLPAPQRFEAGTQRISQAMALGTAANYLTETGMDRIHAWETTLGQRLVQGLEEIDGIRVLGPKAGEERIGLAAFDVDGVHSHDVGQFLDDQGIAVRVGHHCAQPLHRRLGLVSTTRASTYLYNTTDDVDAFLAAVAGVRPFFGVK, from the coding sequence GTGCCTGTGGTGACTACCCCCGCAACGTTGCGCCCGGCAACCGGGCCCATGGACAACGCCGAAGTGCTGCGCATCCGCAATGACTTCCCGATCCTCGACCAGGAGGTCAACGGGCACCGGCTTGTCTACCTTGACTCGGGTGCCACCTCCCAGAACCCGCTGAGTGTCATCGAAGCTGAGCAGGAGTTCTACGAGCAGCGCAATTCCGCCGTCCACCGCGGCGCCCACACCCTCGCCGTTGCCGCCACCGACGTCTACGAGCAGGCCCGCGAAACGGTGGCGGCCTTCATCAACGCCCGCTCCAATGAGCTGGTGTGGACCTCCAATGCCACCGAAGGCCTGAACCTGCTGGCCTACTCCTTCTCCAACGCTTCCCTGGGCCGCGGGGGAGAAGCGGCAGCCCGGTTCGCCTTGAAACCCGGGGACGAAATAGTCGTCACCGAAATGGAGCACCACGCCAACCTGATCCCGTGGCAGGAGCTCGCGGCCCGCACCGGAGCAACTCTGCGGTTCATCCCGGTGGATGACGACGGCGGGCTGCGGCTCGAGGAGGCCGAGCACATCATCGGCCCGCGCACCAGGATCCTGGCGTTCAGCCATGCCTCCAACGTGCTCGGCACGATCAACCCGGTGGAGACCCTGGTGGCCATGGCGCACCGCCACGGCGCCCTGGTGGTGCTGGATGCATGCCAGTCCGTGCCGCACCTGCCGGTGGATGTGAAGGCGCTCGACGTCGACTTCCTGGTCTTCTCCGGGCACAAGATGCTCGGGCCCACCGGCATCGGCGCCCTCTACGGCAAGGCCGAACTGCTGGATGCCATGCCGGTTTTCCTCACCGGCGGGTCCATGATCACCACGGTGACCATGGAAAAGGCCGCGTACCTGCCCGCACCCCAGCGTTTCGAGGCCGGAACGCAGCGGATCTCGCAGGCAATGGCCCTGGGCACGGCGGCGAACTACCTCACCGAGACCGGGATGGACCGTATCCATGCCTGGGAAACCACGCTCGGCCAGCGCCTGGTGCAGGGGCTGGAGGAGATTGACGGGATCCGCGTGCTGGGTCCGAAGGCCGGCGAGGAGCGGATCGGTCTGGCGGCGTTCGACGTCGACGGCGTCCACTCCCACGACGTGGGCCAGTTCCTGGACGACCAGGGGATTGCCGTGCGGGTGGGACACCACTGCGCCCAGCCGCTGCACCGCCGACTGGGGCTGGTCTCCACCACCCGTGCCAGTACGTACCTCTACAACACCACGGACGACGTTGACGCGTTCCTTGCCGCGGTGGCCGGCGTCCGTCCCTTCTTTGGAGTGAAGTAA
- the sufU gene encoding Fe-S cluster assembly sulfur transfer protein SufU: MSSDLQQLYQQIILEHAKRRRGDGLEAAPDGLASGESHQLNPTCGDEITLRAAVDGSTVDGISWEGQGCSISMASASVLTELVAGLERDEVISLVDEFRTLMRSRGSIEPDEEVLGDAAAFAGVARYPARVKCAMLAWVALEEALLAAN; encoded by the coding sequence ATGAGCTCGGACCTGCAGCAGCTCTACCAGCAGATCATCCTGGAACACGCCAAGCGTCGCCGCGGCGACGGACTGGAAGCGGCCCCGGACGGCTTGGCTTCGGGGGAGTCCCACCAGCTGAACCCCACCTGCGGCGACGAGATCACCCTGCGGGCCGCCGTCGACGGTTCCACCGTGGACGGCATCAGCTGGGAAGGACAGGGCTGCTCCATCTCCATGGCGTCTGCCTCGGTGCTGACCGAACTTGTCGCCGGCCTGGAGCGGGACGAAGTCATCTCGCTGGTGGACGAGTTCCGGACGCTGATGCGTTCGCGGGGCAGCATTGAACCGGATGAGGAAGTGCTCGGCGACGCCGCGGCCTTCGCGGGCGTGGCCCGCTACCCGGCGCGGGTCAAGTGCGCCATGCTCGCCTGGGTTGCCTTGGAAGAAGCGCTGCTGGCGGCTAACTGA
- a CDS encoding UDP-glucose/GDP-mannose dehydrogenase family protein, which yields MRLSVIGCGYLGAVHAVSMAKLGHDVVGIDVDAARIADLAAGRAPFFEPRLPELLAEGLESGRLRFSTDLADAAGADVHFVCVGTPQRKGEYAADMRYVDAAVAGLAPYLLPGSIVAGKSTVPVGSAARLADQLAETAPDAVLAWNPEFLREGHAVQDTLTPDRFVYGVPDGAAGAAAVAALDEVYSIPLSTGTPRMVVDYATAELVKTAANSFLATKISFINAMAEVCEASGADVTALADAIGMDERIGRSFLNAGVGFGGGCLPKDIRAFMARAGELGADQALTFLREVDAINMRRRSKVVEMTREICGGSLLGKRVTILGAAFKPESDDVRDSPALSAAAQMQLQGATVTVADPQALQNAKGRFPELNYEPDTGNALLGAHAVVLLTEWKEYRSLDPGSVSALVADKNIIDGRNVLDPAAWRAAGWNYRGMGRP from the coding sequence GTGCGTCTCTCGGTTATTGGCTGCGGCTACCTGGGCGCCGTACACGCGGTTTCCATGGCCAAGCTTGGACATGATGTTGTAGGGATCGACGTCGACGCCGCCCGGATCGCAGACCTCGCCGCCGGCCGCGCCCCGTTCTTCGAACCCCGCCTGCCCGAGCTTCTTGCGGAAGGGTTGGAGAGCGGCCGCCTGAGGTTCAGCACCGACCTGGCGGACGCCGCCGGCGCTGACGTCCACTTCGTCTGCGTGGGCACGCCCCAACGGAAGGGCGAGTACGCCGCGGACATGCGGTACGTGGATGCGGCCGTCGCCGGGCTGGCGCCGTACCTGCTGCCGGGCAGCATTGTGGCCGGTAAGTCCACGGTCCCGGTGGGCAGCGCCGCACGGCTGGCCGATCAGCTGGCCGAAACCGCGCCGGACGCGGTCCTGGCCTGGAACCCGGAATTCCTGCGCGAGGGTCACGCAGTGCAGGACACGTTAACCCCTGACCGCTTTGTCTACGGCGTGCCCGACGGCGCTGCCGGAGCCGCCGCCGTCGCCGCACTGGATGAGGTCTATTCCATTCCTTTATCCACCGGAACCCCTCGCATGGTGGTCGACTACGCCACGGCCGAACTGGTCAAGACCGCAGCCAATTCCTTCCTGGCCACCAAGATCAGCTTCATCAACGCCATGGCGGAGGTCTGCGAGGCGTCGGGGGCGGACGTCACGGCCCTGGCCGACGCCATCGGCATGGACGAGCGCATCGGGCGGAGCTTCCTGAACGCCGGCGTCGGGTTCGGCGGCGGCTGCCTGCCCAAGGACATCCGTGCGTTCATGGCACGGGCCGGGGAACTGGGTGCCGACCAGGCCTTGACCTTCCTGCGCGAGGTGGACGCCATCAACATGCGCCGCCGTTCCAAGGTTGTGGAAATGACACGCGAAATCTGCGGCGGCTCCCTGCTGGGCAAGCGGGTGACCATCCTGGGTGCCGCCTTCAAGCCGGAGAGCGACGACGTCCGCGACTCCCCTGCCCTGAGCGCCGCGGCCCAGATGCAGCTCCAGGGCGCCACCGTCACCGTGGCCGACCCCCAGGCCCTGCAGAACGCCAAGGGCCGCTTCCCCGAACTGAACTACGAACCGGACACCGGGAACGCACTGCTGGGCGCCCATGCCGTGGTGCTGTTGACGGAGTGGAAGGAATACCGGTCCCTTGACCCGGGGTCGGTCAGCGCCCTGGTTGCGGATAAAAACATTATCGACGGCCGCAACGTCCTCGACCCGGCCGCATGGCGGGCCGCCGGTTGGAACTACCGCGGTATGGGCCGGCCCTGA
- a CDS encoding glycosyltransferase family 4 protein, with the protein MIPNNPKILIAGLNYSPEPSGNAPYISGLATGLSDKGYQVSVLTGFPHYPEWRRRPGYKGWSISEAIGGVSVRRLNHLVPARPRSFARLCMEVSFGLRLAFARWGQQSAVILVSPALFATGIALLRARMAPAKPPVLIWVHDLYSLGITETGTSGSAVSRVMKLVESKILRSADRVVVVHERFRNYVTGQLGVDPHRVEVVRNWTHLKPFNLEDRAASRASFGWLPDDVVVLHAGNMGAKQGLENVVEAARVASREGSAVRFVLVGDGNQRSRLEQLAQGVDQIEFVDSLPGTRFQEALAAADILLVNELPDVREMSVPSKLTSYFSSGVPILAATDKDSVTAEEIATVQAGMRVAAGSPVDLVRGAEAMAADKEQGRRFAENGRRFMETTLSAEHAVAKYGSYLMHLTDHHQKERIK; encoded by the coding sequence GTGATTCCAAATAACCCAAAAATACTAATTGCGGGCTTGAATTACAGCCCCGAGCCATCCGGCAACGCTCCATATATCTCTGGGTTGGCTACCGGACTTTCCGATAAGGGTTACCAAGTAAGCGTACTTACGGGCTTCCCGCATTACCCGGAGTGGCGGAGGCGCCCGGGATACAAGGGATGGAGCATTTCTGAAGCAATCGGCGGCGTATCCGTTCGCCGGCTAAACCATCTCGTACCTGCCAGGCCTCGGAGCTTCGCAAGGCTCTGTATGGAGGTTTCTTTTGGCCTTCGACTGGCCTTCGCACGCTGGGGTCAGCAAAGCGCGGTCATCCTCGTTAGCCCAGCCCTTTTCGCCACGGGGATCGCTCTGCTCCGCGCACGTATGGCCCCGGCAAAGCCTCCCGTCCTCATCTGGGTGCACGATCTCTACAGCCTGGGCATTACGGAGACCGGAACCTCCGGTTCCGCGGTCAGCCGGGTTATGAAATTGGTTGAATCGAAAATACTGCGGTCAGCAGACCGTGTTGTGGTCGTTCATGAGCGCTTCCGCAATTACGTGACCGGGCAACTCGGAGTGGATCCGCACCGAGTGGAAGTCGTCCGTAACTGGACACACCTCAAGCCGTTTAACCTTGAGGACCGGGCTGCGTCCCGTGCCTCGTTCGGATGGTTGCCGGACGACGTGGTTGTCCTTCATGCAGGGAATATGGGCGCCAAACAGGGGCTGGAGAACGTGGTGGAGGCTGCCCGCGTTGCCTCTCGCGAGGGTAGTGCCGTCCGTTTCGTATTGGTCGGCGACGGCAACCAGCGGAGCCGGCTTGAACAACTCGCACAGGGCGTTGACCAGATCGAATTTGTGGATTCACTTCCCGGTACTCGATTCCAGGAAGCTCTCGCCGCCGCGGACATCCTCCTGGTCAATGAACTGCCGGACGTTAGGGAGATGTCCGTGCCCAGCAAGTTGACCTCATATTTCAGCTCCGGTGTTCCCATACTGGCCGCTACCGACAAGGACAGCGTCACGGCCGAGGAGATCGCTACCGTGCAAGCCGGTATGCGAGTGGCTGCAGGGAGCCCGGTTGATCTTGTACGCGGCGCAGAGGCAATGGCGGCGGACAAGGAACAAGGGCGCCGTTTTGCTGAAAACGGCCGCCGTTTTATGGAAACGACATTGTCGGCGGAGCACGCAGTCGCTAAGTATGGTTCGTATCTCATGCATCTCACTGACCACCATCAGAAGGAACGCATTAAGTAA
- the gmd gene encoding GDP-mannose 4,6-dehydratase, with amino-acid sequence MSKRALITGITGQDGSYLAELLLRKGYEVHGLIRRASTFNTSRVDHLYVDPHDPEAKLFLHYGDLSDGSRLATLLAGLRPDEVYNLAAQSHVRVSFDEPEHTADTTGMGSVRLLEAVRLTGIDTRYYQASSSEMFGATPPPQNEDTPFYPRSPYGAAKVYSYWITKNYREAYGMYAVNGVLFNHESPRRGETFVTRKISRAVAAIKAGKQQYLYMGNLDAIRDWGYAAEYVEGMWRMLQADEPEDYVLATGGNYTVRDFLTIAFEHAGLDWEEHVKFDERYLRPTEVDALVGDASKAQEKLGWKATVHTPDLARIMVDADTEMLKHSGRNWVDTVNLESWND; translated from the coding sequence TTGTCTAAGCGCGCACTCATTACAGGAATAACCGGGCAGGACGGCTCTTACCTTGCGGAGCTTCTGCTAAGGAAGGGTTATGAGGTGCACGGGCTTATCCGCCGCGCCTCGACTTTCAATACCTCCCGGGTGGACCACCTTTACGTGGATCCACACGACCCCGAGGCAAAGCTTTTCCTGCACTACGGGGACCTCAGTGACGGGTCGCGTCTGGCGACGCTGCTCGCAGGCCTGCGGCCGGACGAGGTCTACAACCTTGCCGCCCAGTCCCATGTCCGTGTGTCCTTCGACGAGCCGGAACATACGGCAGACACCACGGGCATGGGTTCGGTTCGGCTCCTCGAAGCCGTGCGCCTCACGGGAATTGACACCAGGTATTACCAGGCATCGTCATCTGAGATGTTCGGCGCTACTCCACCGCCGCAGAACGAGGACACTCCGTTTTATCCACGGTCGCCGTACGGCGCCGCTAAGGTTTACAGCTACTGGATCACTAAGAACTACCGCGAGGCCTATGGCATGTACGCGGTCAACGGAGTTCTTTTCAACCACGAATCCCCCCGCCGCGGCGAAACGTTTGTCACCCGTAAAATTTCCCGCGCCGTAGCCGCCATCAAGGCCGGGAAGCAGCAGTACCTGTACATGGGTAATCTGGACGCCATCCGTGACTGGGGCTACGCCGCGGAATACGTGGAGGGAATGTGGCGCATGCTGCAGGCCGACGAGCCCGAGGATTATGTGCTGGCCACCGGTGGAAACTACACCGTAAGGGACTTCCTCACCATCGCCTTCGAACACGCAGGGCTCGATTGGGAAGAACACGTGAAGTTCGACGAACGGTACCTTCGGCCCACGGAGGTTGACGCCCTCGTTGGTGATGCCTCCAAAGCACAGGAGAAGCTCGGGTGGAAAGCCACGGTACATACCCCCGATCTCGCCCGCATCATGGTGGATGCTGACACCGAAATGCTCAAGCACTCCGGCCGTAATTGGGTCGATACCGTGAACCTCGAGTCTTGGAATGACTGA